TATGGCCTTTGCACGGCGTAATAACCGCCACCGAAAATTGGCCGGTGGGGGGATAGGGGGGTGTCCAACGCTGCCGGATGAGATGTACTGTAACCAACCCAACGGCCAGGGTGGCGTAAAACAAAATAGCCGCATAAAATAACAGCATAAACATCGCCTTTTGCCTTTGTCGCATTATCCTATAATATTATGCATACCGTCAAATGGTGCTCAGGCTAAGGCAAGAGGCTTATGCTTACTGTTGAAAAAGTTGATACCTTCTCCCCTAAACAGGTCAAACAATTTGTCAACCTGCCTTATCGTCTATATGCCCACCATCCCCACTGGGTGCCTCCCCTCCGCCATGACGCCGCCTTATATCTGAACCGCCGGAAACATTTTTTTTATGACCACTCCGCAGCCGACTTTTTTATCGCCGCCCGGAATGGCCGAGCCGTGGGCCGCATTGCCGTGCTTGACCACCGTCTTTTTAACAACTATCATCAGACCCGCCAGGCCCAATTTTACCTGTTTGAATGTGAAGATGATCCAGAGGCCGCGACTGCCCTTTTTGAGCAAGCCTTTGTCTGGGCCAAAGCGCGGGGGTTGAACAAAATCATTGGCCCCAAAGGACTCGGCACGCTCGACCCGTTTGGGATTCTGATTGAGGGTTTTGAACATCGGCAGATGATGATAATGTCTACCTACAATTATCCTTACTACCAAAATCTGGTTGAAGCGGCCGGTTTTACCAACCAGATGCGCTTCTCTTCTTACTATCTTAACACCCAAGATTTTCGCGTGCCCAACTGGATTCACAACCTGGCCGAGCAAACCCGGCACAAGAGAGAACTTGAGATAAAAAGTATCCGCACCGTGCGCGAAGGTTTGCCGCTGGCCCGGCAGATGGTTGAAATTTACAACCGGGCGATGGTCAACAATTGGGAGTATTACCCCCTACCCGAACGCGAAATCGCAGCCATTGTGGAATCGTTAAGATTTTTCAATAACCCCCGTTTCCTCAAATTCCTGGCGCATGGACAGGAGATGGCGGGAGCGTTGCTGGTAATACCCGATTTGTCGGCCCCTTTACAACGCGCCAAAGGCCGGTTAAATCCCTGGAGCCTGGTTGATTTATATAAAACCATGCGCCGGCCCCAATCCCTTTTACTGGCCTGGTTTGGCATTTTGCCGCAATTTCGTTTACAAGGCGGTAATGCCCTGATAATAACCGAACTGGAAAAAACGATCCGCGCCAATCCAACCGTGCAGCACCTGGAATTGCATCAGGTGGCCGATAGCGCCCTCCAGGTGCGGCGAGATTTAGAAATGTTTGGGCTGAAACCCTACAAGGTGCATCAAGTTTTTGCGAAACAACTATAAAATGTCCAAATCTATCTACCTCATCAATCCCAGGGCAGATTTTCCCAGTTATTACAGCGCCGAAATTTATACTCATTTCGGCCTGAGTCCGGTCGCCTATACCGCCGATTTGGCCATAGCTACAGTAGCGGCGCTGGTGCCCGCCGATTTTGAAGTGACGCTATGTGACGAGCAGATTACGCCCGTCAATCTTAACCACCCCGCCGATTACGTGGGCTTGACCGGCAAAAGCAGCCAGGTAGGGCGTATGATCGAACTGGCCCAACACTTTCAGCAACGGGGCAAAACCGTCATCATTGGCGGCCCTTTTGCTTCGCTGTCGCCGGAGGTAGTAAGGCCTTACTGCGACATTCTGGTGCGCGGCGAAAGTGAAACCATCGCCCCCCAACTGTTTGCCAACTTGGAGGCCGGGCGCTGGCAAGCCGAATATATGGGGGCATGGTCTGACCTGCGACAGTCCCCCATCCCGCGCTGGGATTTGTACCCCAATCATAGCGCCCTGTCGGGCTGCGTGCAAACTTCGCGAGGCTGTCCCTTTGAATGTGAATTTTGCGATGTGATTCAATACGCCGGTCGCCGACAACGCCACAAACCCGTTGACCAAATTCTGGTCGAACTTGACTCTCTCTATCAACACGGTTATAGCCTGGTATTTATCGCCGACGATAACTTTACCGCCTCTCGCCGCCGCGCCAAAGAATTGCTCATAGCCTTGCGCAGTTGGAACAATCGCCAACCGGACGGGCGACTCACCTTCATTACCCAACTTTCCATTGACGCCGCGCACGAAGACGAAATTCTGCAACTCTGCGCCGAAGCGGGCATCTACTACGTCCTTATCGGCATTGAAACGCCTAACGAGGACAGCCTGCGCGAAAGTAAAAAACGTCAGAACTTGGGGATCAACCTGACCGGCCAAATCCAACGTTTTCTGGATTATGGCATTGGCGTGATGGGCGGTATGATGGTTGGCTTTGACGCCGACGGCCCGGACATTTTTGAGCGGCAATATCAGTTTGCCATGAACACGCCGATTCCCATCTTTATGTTAGGCGCATTAACTGCTCCACCCTCAACGCCACTCTATCAACGTCTGCGGCAAGACAATCGCATCGTGGCTGACATAGAATTTGGCGCAAACACGCCGTGGGAAACAAACATCATCCCTAAACAAATGTCACGCCAAACCCTGTTTGCCGGATTACGCTGGTTGGGCAACCGCCTGTATCACCCCACCACATTTGGACAACGGGTCAGGCAATTTTTAGACAGCTATCAACCCCCTCCGTTTAGTGACCGCCCGCACCGGAAACCAAATCAACAGCTTGCCCTGCAAATTATGAAAGTAACTCAAAACGTTACTCGCCTGGGGTCGGCTGAAGCGCAAATGTTTTTAAACACAGCCCCTGCTGCCATGAAACATCCTGTAGTGCAGGGTGTCTTTTTTAATATAATGGCCCAATACCACCAGATTCGATATATGTACCAACAAGGCGGGTTTTGGGAGCCGCAATTGGCCGAACTCAACGCCCCGGATTTGTCAAGGTTTTAAACAATGAATAACCCGCTTCAATCGCGCCAAACCAAAACCCTGGTTGACCTGTTGCAGCAGCGCGCCGCCGAACATCCCCACCAGCGCGCTTACACCTTTTTGCGCGACGGCGAAACTGACGCCGTTGCTTTAACCTACGGCGAGTTAGATCAACGGGCCAGAGCTATTGCCGCCTGGCTGCAACAACAAAAAGTAACCGGGCAGCCGGTATTGCTGCTCTACCCGCCCGGCCTGGATTTTATTGCCGCCTTGTTTGGTTGTTTCTACGCCGGGGCCATGGCCGTGCCCGCCTACCCCCCGCAATTAAATCGTAATAGCGCCCGGTTGTCGGCAATAATGAACAATGCTCAGGCCAAGTTATTTTTGACCAACACCGCCACCATACCCCAACTAGAACGCTGGGCTGGCCAGATACCTCTGCTCAAAACGATGGACAGGCTCAACACCGACAACCGGTCTCCTGAATTAGCCGATACATGGTCTGCGCCGGAATTGAAGCCGGATACACTGGCTTTTTTGCAATACACCTCCGGCTCAACCGCCCTGCCCAAAGGGGTCATGGTGACGCATGCCAACATTATAAACAACCTCAAGCTGGTCATCCAGACCGCCGGTTTTGAACCCGAAAGCCACCACGAAGGAGTCAGTTGGCTGCCGCCCTATCATGATTTGGGATTAATTGGCTTTATCTTTCTGGGGGTCTACACCGGGCGACCCTTCACCCTGATGTCGCCGGTGGCCTTTTTGCAAAAACCCCTGCGCTGGCTGCAAGCAATTTCGCGCACCCGGGCCACGTACAGCGCCGGGCCAAATTTTGCTTATGATCTGTGTGTGGAAAAAATTACCCCCGCCCAACGCGCCGCACTTGATCTCAGCAGTTGGGAGATTGCCATTGTCGGCGCCGACCCCATTCGTCATAAAACCCTGGCCCGGTTTGCGGCCACATTTGGACCTTGCGGTTTTCGCAAACAAGCTTTCTATCCCAGCTACGGCATGGCCGAAGCCACCCTGGTCATATCCGGCGGCTTGCAAGCAGCGTTGCCTGTAACCTGCACGGTGCAAACCGAAGCTCTAAAAAATAATCAGATTATCGTGACCCATGCAGAAGCGCCGGGCAATCAAACTTTAGTAGGTTGCGGGCGGCCTCTGGCAGAACAAAAAGTAATCATTGTTGACCCGCACACGTTGACCCCCTGCCCGCCGGATAAAGTTGGCGAAATCTGGGTATCCGGCCCTGGCGTAACTCAAGGTTACTGGCATCAACCAGAAGAAACCACACACACTTTTCGAGCCTATTTGTCCAATCGTGAAGGGCCGTTTTTACGCACCGGCGATCTGGGTTTTTTGCAAGATGGTGAGCTATTCATTGCCGGTCGGCTGAAAGACCTGATTATCATTCGGGGCCAAAATTACCACCCGCAAGACCTGGAACTGACCGCGGCCGCCAGCCATCCGGCTTTACAGCCCACCGGCGGCGCCGCTTTTTCGGTAGATGCCGGCGACGAGGAAAAACTGGTGATAACGTTTGAACTGAAACGCCGCCAGCGCCAGGCCGATCCGGTTGAAGTGGCCGGGGCTATTCGCCGGGCCATTGCCGCCGAATACGGCCTGCACGTTGAAACGGTGGTACTGCTCAAACCGGGCGGCCTGCCCAAAACCGCCAGCGGCAAAACCCAACGGTATCTCTGCCGGGAAAAATTCTTGGCAGGAACATTGACTATCCTAAGTGTTGATACTTTGAGCCAACCGCCAGCGTCCGCCAGTATGGCTAAAAACGGATTCGTCACTGCCGGTGAGCAAAATCAAACCTCCTTAGCCCAGGCTTTACGAACTGAAATCGCTCAAACGCTGGGATTATCCCCGGAGATGATTGACCCCCACCAGCCGATGAGCGCCTTAGGCATCGACTCTTTAAAAGCCATTACGCTGCAAACCCTGTTGGAAACAAAATATGGCGTCACCCTGTCTCTGGAAACGTTCTTGGAATTGGCCGAATTGAGCATTGCCCAAATCGCGGCTCATCTCGAGGCGGGAACATTGCCGGTCCAAATCACATCCCCGCCGGAGATGGCTCCACTGAACACGGGTACAGAAATAAACCGCCAGGCAACAAAACAACCGGTCGGCAGTGTATTTGACAAAGCGCGCGCGTTTGATCTTATGGATCAAGCCCGCCGGGCAAACCTGATGCCTTATTTCAGAGAATTGACTCAAAACGAAGGCCCCACTTGCACTTTTGAAGGGCGGCGAGTGCTGATGTTTGGCTCTAACAACTACCTGGGTCTGACCGTAGACGAACGGGTGCGCCAAGCCGCCGCCAATGCCGCCCTGACCGAAGGCCCCAGC
This is a stretch of genomic DNA from Anaerolineae bacterium. It encodes these proteins:
- a CDS encoding radical SAM protein produces the protein MSKSIYLINPRADFPSYYSAEIYTHFGLSPVAYTADLAIATVAALVPADFEVTLCDEQITPVNLNHPADYVGLTGKSSQVGRMIELAQHFQQRGKTVIIGGPFASLSPEVVRPYCDILVRGESETIAPQLFANLEAGRWQAEYMGAWSDLRQSPIPRWDLYPNHSALSGCVQTSRGCPFECEFCDVIQYAGRRQRHKPVDQILVELDSLYQHGYSLVFIADDNFTASRRRAKELLIALRSWNNRQPDGRLTFITQLSIDAAHEDEILQLCAEAGIYYVLIGIETPNEDSLRESKKRQNLGINLTGQIQRFLDYGIGVMGGMMVGFDADGPDIFERQYQFAMNTPIPIFMLGALTAPPSTPLYQRLRQDNRIVADIEFGANTPWETNIIPKQMSRQTLFAGLRWLGNRLYHPTTFGQRVRQFLDSYQPPPFSDRPHRKPNQQLALQIMKVTQNVTRLGSAEAQMFLNTAPAAMKHPVVQGVFFNIMAQYHQIRYMYQQGGFWEPQLAELNAPDLSRF
- a CDS encoding aminotransferase class I/II-fold pyridoxal phosphate-dependent enzyme, encoding MNNPLQSRQTKTLVDLLQQRAAEHPHQRAYTFLRDGETDAVALTYGELDQRARAIAAWLQQQKVTGQPVLLLYPPGLDFIAALFGCFYAGAMAVPAYPPQLNRNSARLSAIMNNAQAKLFLTNTATIPQLERWAGQIPLLKTMDRLNTDNRSPELADTWSAPELKPDTLAFLQYTSGSTALPKGVMVTHANIINNLKLVIQTAGFEPESHHEGVSWLPPYHDLGLIGFIFLGVYTGRPFTLMSPVAFLQKPLRWLQAISRTRATYSAGPNFAYDLCVEKITPAQRAALDLSSWEIAIVGADPIRHKTLARFAATFGPCGFRKQAFYPSYGMAEATLVISGGLQAALPVTCTVQTEALKNNQIIVTHAEAPGNQTLVGCGRPLAEQKVIIVDPHTLTPCPPDKVGEIWVSGPGVTQGYWHQPEETTHTFRAYLSNREGPFLRTGDLGFLQDGELFIAGRLKDLIIIRGQNYHPQDLELTAAASHPALQPTGGAAFSVDAGDEEKLVITFELKRRQRQADPVEVAGAIRRAIAAEYGLHVETVVLLKPGGLPKTASGKTQRYLCREKFLAGTLTILSVDTLSQPPASASMAKNGFVTAGEQNQTSLAQALRTEIAQTLGLSPEMIDPHQPMSALGIDSLKAITLQTLLETKYGVTLSLETFLELAELSIAQIAAHLEAGTLPVQITSPPEMAPLNTGTEINRQATKQPVGSVFDKARAFDLMDQARRANLMPYFRELTQNEGPTCTFEGRRVLMFGSNNYLGLTVDERVRQAAANAALTEGPSLTGSRLLNGSTPQHRLFEQKLAEFLGREDALIFTTGYQANIGLLSALMTSDTTLLVDERCHASIYDGAFVGRCKIVQFQHNDMNDLELKLQNVATRSPTMVMADGVYSMEGDIANLPAIKGLCDTHTVPLAVDDAHGLGTLGATGRGIEEHFNMPGAADILTGTFSKSLASIGGWVAGEAKIIDWIRFYGRSMIFSAAIAPPSLAAAETALEILCREPWRVKKLNENADYWRTGLNQLGFDTGQSKTAIVPVIIGDDLKCAQLGQALLEAGVYVNVAAYPAVPRHLALLRTSVMATHSRSQLDQGLAIFDRVGKKLGVIENTA